In a genomic window of Microbacterium amylolyticum:
- a CDS encoding cell division protein CrgA — translation MARKQNDDDELTHVPGEPLPNPVWFLPVMVSFFLLGLAWILVFYLSGAQYPVPGINYWNLAIGGGLAMIGLLMATRWR, via the coding sequence ATGGCTCGCAAGCAGAATGACGACGACGAGCTCACCCACGTCCCGGGTGAGCCGCTGCCCAATCCCGTATGGTTCCTCCCCGTTATGGTGTCGTTCTTCCTGCTGGGGCTCGCGTGGATCCTCGTGTTCTACCTCTCGGGCGCCCAGTACCCGGTTCCCGGCATCAACTACTGGAACCTCGCCATCGGCGGTGGGTTGGCCATGATCGGCCTGCTCATGGCCACACGCTGGCGGTAA